The following are encoded together in the Planococcus antarcticus DSM 14505 genome:
- a CDS encoding ABC transporter ATP-binding protein, which produces MFDVLWKLKWFFKENWLRYTTAITLLFIANILEIIPPWLIGIAIDSIAQGELTAELMWQYIAVLGISMVLAYLINFVWQYQLFGGAYVIERQLRSSLMGHFLKMTPTFYEKNRTGDLMARATNDLKAISETAGFGILTLVDSTLYMATIIVAMGVLVSWELTFLAMIPLPILAIVVQMLGKKIHARYIEAQEAFGDMNDSVLESVGGVRVIRAYVQERASEKQFADMTDDVYEKNMAVERIDALFAPVTKVLTSISYMVGLGYGAFLVAEGTMTLGDLVAFNVYLGMIVWPMFAIGELINILQRGNASLDRVNETLDYPEDVTDPSDPVKTGRPERIGFKDFSFTYPQSSSINLQGINLSMNSGQTLGIVGKTGSGKTTFVKQLMREYPTGQGSILMNGIELKKLSKDQLRSWIGYVPQDHVLFSRTIRENILFGKSNASEEELIEALRLSYFKKDLALLPNGLDTLVGEKGVALSGGQKQRISIARALIKNPEILILDDSLSAVDAKTEARIIENIQAERSGKTTIITTHRLSAVKHADWIVVLDDGKIIEEGTHDDLLKTKGWYNEQFLRQQIEEV; this is translated from the coding sequence ATGTTTGATGTGTTATGGAAATTAAAATGGTTTTTTAAAGAAAATTGGCTGCGGTACACCACAGCGATTACGCTGCTTTTTATTGCAAATATATTAGAAATAATTCCACCTTGGCTGATCGGCATCGCTATCGATTCCATAGCGCAAGGGGAATTAACTGCAGAATTGATGTGGCAGTATATCGCGGTTTTGGGGATATCGATGGTGCTGGCCTATTTGATCAATTTTGTTTGGCAGTATCAATTATTCGGCGGAGCATATGTCATTGAACGCCAGCTTCGCTCCAGTCTAATGGGGCATTTTCTGAAGATGACTCCGACTTTTTACGAGAAAAATCGAACTGGCGACTTGATGGCACGTGCCACCAATGATTTAAAAGCGATTTCCGAGACAGCTGGATTTGGTATTTTGACGCTGGTGGACTCGACTTTGTACATGGCGACCATCATTGTCGCTATGGGCGTGCTAGTTTCCTGGGAGTTGACGTTCCTTGCTATGATTCCCTTGCCAATTCTGGCAATTGTGGTGCAAATGCTGGGCAAGAAAATTCATGCCCGCTATATAGAAGCACAAGAGGCGTTCGGGGATATGAACGACAGTGTGTTGGAATCGGTTGGAGGCGTTCGTGTAATTCGGGCGTATGTTCAGGAACGAGCTTCAGAGAAGCAGTTTGCTGATATGACAGATGACGTTTATGAAAAAAATATGGCTGTAGAGCGGATTGACGCTTTGTTTGCACCTGTGACCAAAGTACTGACTTCTATAAGCTATATGGTGGGCCTTGGCTATGGTGCATTTTTGGTAGCAGAAGGAACTATGACACTGGGGGATTTGGTAGCGTTCAATGTCTATCTGGGCATGATCGTTTGGCCGATGTTTGCGATTGGTGAACTGATCAATATTCTGCAGCGGGGAAATGCATCTTTAGATCGGGTCAATGAAACATTGGATTATCCGGAAGATGTAACCGATCCGAGTGACCCTGTAAAAACGGGTCGTCCAGAGCGAATTGGATTCAAAGACTTTAGCTTTACTTATCCACAGTCAAGCTCCATTAATCTTCAAGGCATCAATCTTTCGATGAACAGCGGACAGACATTAGGAATTGTAGGCAAGACCGGCAGCGGAAAAACGACTTTCGTCAAGCAACTCATGAGGGAGTATCCAACCGGACAAGGATCTATTCTGATGAATGGCATCGAATTGAAGAAATTATCAAAAGACCAATTGCGCAGTTGGATTGGCTATGTGCCGCAGGATCATGTTTTGTTTTCACGAACAATCCGGGAAAACATTCTTTTCGGCAAATCAAATGCCAGCGAAGAAGAGTTGATCGAAGCGCTCCGCCTATCCTATTTTAAAAAAGATCTGGCATTGTTGCCAAACGGTTTGGATACGTTAGTCGGTGAAAAAGGAGTTGCCTTGTCCGGGGGGCAAAAGCAGCGAATTTCGATAGCGCGAGCACTGATTAAAAACCCTGAAATCCTGATTCTGGATGATTCATTGTCAGCGGTCGATGCGAAAACGGAAGCTCGCATTATTGAAAATATCCAAGCAGAGCGCTCCGGCAAGACGACAATCATCACCACGCACCGACTGTCTGCGGTAAAGCATGCTGATTGGATCGTAGTACTTGATGACGGAAAGATTATTGAAGAAGGAACTCATGATGATTTGCTGAAAACAAAAGGATGGTATAACGAACAATTCCTCCGACAGCAAATCGAGGAGGTGTAA
- a CDS encoding ABC transporter ATP-binding protein, producing MGTGKRLVQYAMNFKGILIWGLVMLAIAVAADLAAPLIAKEIIDNHIAVAGDTINFEPIAYLLALFFLLAIVTAIFRYWQSIFLQKGANRIIRKMRNDVYEHTQTLPIRYFDNLPAGKVVARITNDTEAIRDLFVTVLSQFATSFMYMGGIYIALFYLDWKMASMTLVLIPLLYIWMLIYRKYAARYNHVVREKVSEMNAMINESVQGMTIIQAFRRERKMKDEFEEMNDEHYKYQKKLLVLEGAASYNLVGVLRSMTFILFVWYFGGASMSGSTVVTVGVLYAFIDYIIRLFNPISGIVNQFGRLEQALVAAERVFRLLDQSGEAVVDKKLARYQGNVRFEKVWFAYNEQEYVLKDISFTAKQGETVALVGHTGSGKSSIMNLLFRFYDVSKGAITIDGVNINDMPRQSVREHMGIVLQDPYLFSGTIESNVTLGDKRITREMVIDALAAVGGERVLNHLPKGIDEPVVEKGSTLSSGQRQLVSFARALAFDPSILILDEATSNIDTETEEIIQHAMDVLKKGRTTFIIAHRLSTIKNADRILVLEKGEIAEAGSHEDLMKLGGTYFQMYKIQSGMSQTQSVG from the coding sequence ATGGGGACAGGAAAACGATTAGTACAATATGCAATGAATTTTAAAGGGATCCTTATTTGGGGATTAGTGATGCTGGCTATTGCAGTGGCTGCTGATCTAGCAGCACCGCTGATTGCCAAAGAAATCATCGACAACCACATTGCAGTGGCAGGAGACACGATAAACTTCGAGCCGATCGCTTATTTATTGGCTTTGTTCTTTTTGCTTGCCATCGTGACGGCGATTTTCCGTTACTGGCAATCCATTTTTTTGCAAAAAGGAGCTAACCGGATTATCCGAAAGATGCGCAATGATGTCTATGAACATACACAGACTTTACCGATCCGGTATTTCGATAATTTGCCAGCGGGAAAAGTAGTAGCGCGCATCACCAACGATACAGAAGCGATCCGCGATTTGTTTGTGACAGTGCTATCTCAATTTGCTACGAGCTTCATGTATATGGGTGGGATTTATATTGCGCTGTTTTATCTCGACTGGAAAATGGCGTCTATGACATTGGTGCTGATACCACTGCTGTATATATGGATGCTGATTTACCGCAAATATGCAGCTCGCTATAATCATGTGGTGCGGGAGAAAGTCAGTGAAATGAACGCCATGATTAATGAGTCGGTCCAAGGAATGACTATTATTCAGGCATTTCGCCGGGAACGCAAGATGAAAGATGAATTTGAGGAAATGAATGATGAACATTACAAATACCAGAAGAAATTATTGGTGCTTGAAGGAGCGGCTTCCTATAATTTGGTCGGGGTGTTGCGGTCAATGACCTTCATCTTATTTGTTTGGTATTTCGGAGGAGCTTCCATGTCGGGCAGCACAGTGGTAACGGTTGGCGTGCTGTATGCATTTATCGACTACATTATCCGGTTGTTCAATCCAATTAGCGGAATCGTCAATCAGTTTGGGCGTCTTGAGCAGGCATTAGTGGCGGCTGAGCGAGTATTTCGGTTGCTGGATCAAAGCGGCGAAGCAGTAGTAGATAAAAAGCTGGCACGTTATCAAGGCAATGTCCGTTTCGAAAAAGTTTGGTTTGCTTATAATGAACAAGAATATGTCCTGAAGGATATCTCCTTTACAGCAAAACAAGGCGAGACAGTGGCGTTGGTTGGTCATACCGGTTCCGGCAAAAGTTCTATTATGAATCTGCTGTTCCGCTTCTATGATGTCTCCAAAGGTGCTATTACAATTGACGGTGTTAATATCAATGACATGCCAAGACAATCGGTTAGGGAACATATGGGCATTGTTTTGCAAGATCCTTACCTATTCAGTGGAACGATCGAATCGAATGTGACACTTGGCGATAAGCGAATCACCAGGGAAATGGTGATTGATGCACTGGCAGCGGTTGGAGGTGAGCGGGTATTGAATCACCTGCCGAAAGGAATCGATGAGCCGGTAGTTGAAAAAGGCAGTACACTTTCTTCTGGGCAGCGGCAATTGGTATCCTTTGCCCGTGCATTGGCATTCGATCCATCCATTTTGATTCTAGATGAAGCAACGTCCAATATTGATACAGAGACGGAAGAAATTATCCAGCACGCGATGGATGTATTGAAAAAAGGCAGAACGACGTTCATCATCGCCCATCGTTTGTCAACGATCAAGAATGCCGATCGCATACTGGTGTTGGAAAAAGGCGAGATTGCAGAAGCTGGTTCCCATGAGGATTTGATGAAGCTCGGCGGCACCTATTTCCAGATGTACAAAATTCAATCAGGAATGTCCCAAACCCAATCTGTTGGGTAA
- a CDS encoding YheE family protein, with the protein MLQHFKFKPMFENKQLPGWDISFFYKNERITGEYHPDGSIVWRSKPPKDEKTIKTMIHELMLYHVYD; encoded by the coding sequence ATGCTTCAGCATTTTAAATTCAAGCCGATGTTCGAAAATAAACAACTACCAGGATGGGATATTTCCTTTTTTTATAAAAACGAGCGCATTACCGGAGAGTATCATCCGGATGGCAGCATCGTTTGGCGTTCAAAACCGCCTAAAGACGAAAAGACCATCAAAACAATGATTCACGAGCTAATGCTCTATCATGTATACGATTAA
- a CDS encoding DUF445 domain-containing protein, with protein sequence MNIIWTLAFMAVVGALIGGVTNHLAIKMLFWPYEAKYIGKMRVPLTPGLIPKRRDELSRQLGRTVVEHLLTPDTFKKRFFNREMHIKTEKWINRQLSKHLFDSPKSFNDWLQAAGQSGMDVKIEAKLDELVELQKDSLQSYIEGKTIRELMPDNWKVETETKLFEGVQYAIDQGTAYFESPHGRQTIKSLLDEFLESRGRFGHMLHSILGESKPLVDRIQPEIIKFLNSPRTFELMGTLAFSEWEKAQDRRVDELLKEFDFETALAGVKQYVREKAAISARLNTTLAETWPGGLEWTSVNITPLVTDFVFEQGEHKLEETILRIDMEGMVKEQVDSLPLSRLEELVLGISRREFKMITVLGAFLGGFIGIFQGVFVMILN encoded by the coding sequence GTGAATATTATATGGACATTAGCTTTTATGGCAGTGGTCGGCGCGTTAATTGGTGGAGTCACCAATCACTTGGCGATTAAAATGCTCTTTTGGCCTTACGAGGCAAAGTATATTGGAAAAATGCGAGTTCCGCTAACACCCGGACTGATTCCAAAGCGGCGTGACGAATTATCCCGTCAATTAGGCAGGACAGTCGTAGAACATCTACTTACTCCAGATACATTCAAGAAGCGGTTCTTCAATCGGGAAATGCATATCAAAACAGAAAAGTGGATTAACCGGCAGCTGAGCAAGCACTTGTTTGATTCTCCGAAATCCTTTAATGACTGGCTGCAAGCAGCAGGGCAAAGTGGAATGGATGTAAAAATAGAAGCCAAGTTAGATGAGCTGGTTGAACTTCAAAAAGATTCTCTGCAATCTTATATCGAAGGGAAAACGATCCGTGAACTAATGCCTGATAATTGGAAAGTCGAAACAGAGACCAAGCTATTTGAAGGCGTACAGTATGCGATTGATCAAGGAACAGCTTATTTTGAATCGCCGCACGGCAGACAAACCATCAAGTCACTGCTGGACGAATTCCTGGAATCACGCGGTCGTTTCGGCCACATGTTGCATTCGATTCTTGGCGAGTCAAAGCCTTTAGTCGATCGCATACAACCGGAAATTATCAAATTTCTCAATTCACCGAGGACCTTTGAGCTGATGGGGACTTTGGCGTTTAGTGAGTGGGAAAAAGCGCAAGACCGCAGAGTCGACGAACTGCTTAAGGAATTTGATTTTGAAACAGCATTAGCGGGAGTTAAGCAGTATGTGCGTGAAAAAGCAGCGATTTCTGCGCGTTTAAACACAACACTTGCAGAGACTTGGCCTGGAGGGTTAGAATGGACAAGTGTCAATATTACGCCACTTGTGACAGACTTTGTCTTCGAGCAAGGAGAGCATAAACTGGAAGAAACCATATTGAGAATCGATATGGAAGGTATGGTGAAAGAGCAAGTCGATTCTCTGCCGCTCAGCCGCTTAGAAGAATTGGTGCTTGGGATATCACGGAGAGAATTTAAGATGATTACCGTATTGGGCGCTTTTCTGGGAGGATTTATCGGAATCTTCCAAGGGGTTTTTGTCATGATACTAAACTAA
- a CDS encoding YlbF family regulator, whose product MTVNIYDDINKLEGTFRSTDEFKKLEDAVAQVTADNEANELFKTFRDLQISLQQKQTEGQEITEEEMMNAQSTAQEAQQNEKILAMLEAEMGLSQMIEEVNRVLIKPVQSLYESM is encoded by the coding sequence ATGACAGTAAACATTTACGACGACATCAACAAATTAGAAGGCACGTTCCGTTCAACAGATGAGTTCAAAAAACTGGAGGACGCTGTTGCACAAGTAACTGCAGACAATGAAGCAAATGAATTGTTTAAGACTTTCCGTGATTTACAGATTTCTCTTCAGCAAAAACAAACAGAAGGTCAAGAAATCACAGAAGAAGAAATGATGAACGCGCAAAGCACTGCACAAGAAGCTCAACAAAATGAAAAAATTCTAGCAATGCTTGAAGCTGAAATGGGATTAAGCCAGATGATCGAAGAAGTAAACCGTGTCTTGATCAAACCGGTACAGTCTTTATACGAAAGCATGTAA
- a CDS encoding enoyl-CoA hydratase produces the protein MYETIELTKQGRIGQLVLNRPKSMNAMNGTMMKELADCFESLLQDSTIQVLIIRGEGRAFSAGGDIKEMMDPENPMDIELVMKDVSRLAKALYTLPQITIAAIHGASAGLGFSIALACDHVIAEENSKLAMNFIGIGLVPDGGGHFFMKERVGVPKAQQIIWEGQTLKAHDALAKGLIDEVTAEGRGLKQAESYATEAVESPVSAKLASKHILHQVKVDELEKVLEMEAAAQSAMRKSADHLEGIQAFVEKRKPEFKGE, from the coding sequence ATGTATGAAACGATCGAATTGACAAAACAAGGACGAATCGGACAACTGGTATTGAATCGTCCTAAATCGATGAATGCAATGAACGGAACAATGATGAAAGAATTGGCGGATTGCTTCGAATCTCTGCTGCAAGACAGCACAATACAGGTCTTGATCATACGAGGAGAAGGTAGAGCATTCTCAGCTGGCGGGGACATTAAGGAAATGATGGATCCGGAAAATCCAATGGACATCGAGTTGGTCATGAAGGATGTCAGCCGTTTGGCAAAAGCGCTTTATACACTTCCTCAAATTACAATCGCAGCGATTCACGGCGCATCGGCAGGGCTTGGGTTTAGCATAGCACTTGCTTGTGACCATGTGATCGCCGAAGAAAACAGCAAATTGGCCATGAATTTCATCGGCATCGGACTAGTGCCGGATGGCGGCGGCCATTTCTTCATGAAAGAACGTGTCGGCGTACCGAAAGCTCAGCAGATTATTTGGGAAGGACAGACCTTAAAAGCACATGATGCCTTGGCAAAAGGCTTGATCGATGAAGTGACTGCCGAAGGGCGTGGTCTCAAACAAGCTGAAAGCTATGCAACAGAAGCGGTTGAGTCGCCGGTCAGTGCTAAACTTGCATCAAAGCATATCCTTCATCAAGTAAAAGTCGATGAATTGGAGAAAGTGCTGGAGATGGAAGCGGCAGCGCAGTCGGCAATGCGGAAGTCAGCGGACCATCTAGAAGGCATACAGGCATTTGTCGAGAAGCGCAAACCAGAATTTAAAGGTGAATAA
- a CDS encoding YhzD family protein, whose amino-acid sequence MRTYKLTAFEQTGKPIMDETFTAETDEEARDKGKVILEEKELTKQTHRLASPAGKLLLFHS is encoded by the coding sequence TTGAGAACTTACAAACTGACCGCATTTGAACAAACAGGCAAACCGATAATGGACGAAACCTTTACAGCCGAAACAGATGAAGAGGCGCGCGATAAAGGAAAAGTTATCTTGGAAGAAAAAGAATTGACTAAACAAACGCACCGTCTGGCATCACCTGCTGGAAAACTGCTTCTTTTCCATTCATAG
- a CDS encoding ABC transporter ATP-binding protein produces the protein MDNLSLSIEEGGMHGFLGANGAGKTTTFRMILGLLDPTNGTVRWKGKPITYANSPEIGYLPEERGLYPKMKVEEQLVYLAQLRKMSKADAKRETATWLERFEVPHYGQKKVEELSKGNQQKTQLIASLLHKPSLLILDEPFSGLDPVNVEMLKKAILDFQKQGATIVFSSHRMDHFEELCDELSILDRGKVVVGGSIKEVKRSFGKQKVRLNMVADLSSLNAIAGVDHFTKTKDGALFQITDEDVAQVLLAKAMDLGTLRHFAVEEPSLEETFIAKEGKNHA, from the coding sequence GTGGATAATCTTTCGCTGTCGATTGAGGAAGGTGGGATGCATGGATTTCTTGGGGCGAATGGCGCTGGTAAGACGACGACATTCCGGATGATCCTAGGACTGCTGGATCCGACGAATGGGACAGTCCGATGGAAAGGCAAGCCCATTACTTATGCTAACAGTCCAGAAATTGGCTATTTGCCTGAAGAACGTGGTCTCTATCCGAAGATGAAAGTGGAAGAGCAGCTGGTGTATTTAGCTCAGCTTCGCAAGATGTCGAAGGCGGACGCCAAGCGCGAAACCGCTACCTGGCTGGAACGCTTTGAAGTGCCGCATTACGGGCAGAAAAAAGTGGAGGAGTTGTCAAAAGGCAATCAGCAAAAAACTCAATTGATTGCGTCGCTTTTGCACAAACCATCTTTGTTGATATTGGATGAACCTTTTTCGGGGCTCGATCCGGTAAATGTAGAAATGCTGAAAAAAGCCATTCTGGATTTTCAGAAACAGGGTGCGACCATCGTCTTTTCAAGTCACCGGATGGATCACTTCGAGGAATTATGCGATGAACTGAGCATTTTAGATCGCGGCAAAGTGGTAGTAGGCGGTTCGATAAAAGAAGTAAAGCGGTCATTCGGCAAGCAGAAAGTTCGCTTGAACATGGTAGCTGATTTAAGCAGCTTGAATGCCATAGCGGGTGTCGATCATTTCACCAAAACCAAAGACGGTGCTTTGTTTCAGATTACGGATGAAGATGTTGCACAGGTCTTGCTGGCTAAAGCAATGGATCTCGGAACACTTCGCCATTTTGCAGTAGAAGAACCTTCCTTGGAAGAAACTTTCATTGCGAAGGAAGGTAAAAATCATGCATAG
- a CDS encoding ABC transporter permease family protein, which translates to MHSFWVIFQKAFMTKARTKSFIITTLVVVASFFLLANIPNIISVFDGEESEENVLHVLDETTELVPELQTQLDLMDSGIKAVPTYLTEDELQESITEGTIDD; encoded by the coding sequence ATGCATAGTTTCTGGGTTATTTTCCAAAAGGCATTTATGACCAAGGCAAGAACGAAATCCTTTATCATTACGACCTTAGTTGTCGTCGCCTCCTTTTTTCTGTTGGCCAATATACCGAATATCATTTCAGTTTTTGATGGTGAAGAATCTGAGGAGAATGTGCTGCATGTACTTGATGAAACTACAGAACTCGTACCAGAATTACAGACCCAGCTCGATTTGATGGACAGCGGCATTAAAGCTGTCCCGACTTATTTGACCGAAGATGAATTGCAGGAAAGCATTACAGAAGGTACGATTGATGATTAG
- a CDS encoding ABC transporter permease, with product MPVEFERQAISESSKSQEELSQARGLVYVLIMLIYVAVIYYPNMIAMEVATEKSSRVMKILISSVSPVKHMLAKIAGIGSLGILQMMIFGLAGYFAIKTAGTDLTEGFFSFMGFSEVKISTFLFAILFFWLGYFLCAVLAVLLGSLVSRTEDVQQLMLPIMILIVIGSVIAFSGISIPEACYVTVSSYIPFFAPLVMFLRVGMLDLPLWEPLLSIGIMLVTISILGWFGARVYRGGVLMYGSSQSLKAIRLGNNK from the coding sequence ATGCCAGTCGAATTTGAACGTCAGGCTATTTCGGAATCGTCCAAATCTCAAGAAGAGCTGAGCCAAGCCAGAGGACTTGTCTATGTCTTGATTATGCTCATCTATGTGGCAGTCATTTACTATCCAAATATGATCGCCATGGAAGTGGCGACTGAAAAATCTTCCCGCGTCATGAAAATTCTCATTTCCAGTGTTTCACCGGTTAAGCATATGCTCGCAAAAATTGCAGGCATTGGCAGCCTGGGCATTCTGCAAATGATGATTTTCGGGTTAGCCGGCTATTTTGCCATAAAAACCGCAGGTACGGATTTGACTGAAGGCTTCTTCAGCTTCATGGGCTTTTCCGAAGTCAAAATCAGTACATTCCTATTCGCTATTCTTTTTTTCTGGTTGGGCTATTTTTTGTGCGCGGTGCTGGCAGTATTGTTGGGTTCATTGGTCAGCCGGACAGAGGATGTACAGCAGTTAATGCTACCGATAATGATCTTGATCGTTATTGGGTCAGTCATTGCATTTTCCGGAATCTCGATACCGGAAGCCTGTTATGTGACTGTTTCTTCCTATATCCCATTCTTTGCACCTTTAGTAATGTTCCTGCGTGTCGGCATGCTGGATCTGCCATTATGGGAGCCGTTGCTGTCCATAGGGATCATGCTGGTGACCATCAGCATCCTGGGCTGGTTCGGTGCTCGTGTTTACCGTGGGGGCGTGTTGATGTACGGCTCTTCTCAATCGCTGAAAGCGATCCGGTTAGGCAACAATAAATAG
- a CDS encoding metallophosphoesterase family protein, whose product MESIQFIHTADLHLGSPFIGMKGLRKEHWKKLKDSTLDAFDRLIQYALDNKPDFVLVVGDIYDGEDRSIRAQARFQRGMQQLAEQKIPVIVSYGNHDHLSGNWTRFELPKNVHAFDDSVSQFRLETAGGPVVFTGFSYGKRHISESVVERYPVAQDTEAYHIGMLHGSLEGDSTHAVYAPFKKEQLLNKQYDYWALGHIHKRQELHREPSIVYPGNIQGRYRKESGTKGFHSVTLSKTDTSLEFIPTSVVQFDQVTISIRGMLHMNELIDACRKELSLLGEAVGSAIVDVMFTELDRESFQLLAEIPESELLETLRESMDALDQFIWIQGIQFQQADNEAEISTLGITLVQTIVGWNTEEWKSILKDLYRHPKSSRFLEPLEDQSVAELQLAAAQKIRRSMQAGE is encoded by the coding sequence ATGGAATCCATTCAATTTATCCACACGGCGGATCTGCATTTGGGAAGCCCGTTTATCGGCATGAAGGGCTTGCGGAAAGAGCATTGGAAAAAACTGAAAGACAGCACGTTGGATGCTTTCGATCGGCTTATTCAATATGCGCTGGATAATAAGCCCGACTTTGTGCTGGTTGTCGGAGACATCTACGACGGAGAAGACCGCAGCATCCGTGCACAAGCCCGCTTTCAGCGGGGAATGCAGCAACTCGCGGAGCAGAAAATCCCGGTGATTGTCAGCTACGGTAATCACGATCACTTGAGCGGCAATTGGACTCGTTTTGAGCTTCCAAAGAATGTCCATGCGTTTGATGATTCGGTATCTCAGTTCAGACTGGAAACTGCAGGCGGTCCAGTGGTCTTTACCGGCTTTAGTTATGGCAAACGCCATATCAGTGAATCGGTGGTTGAACGGTATCCGGTAGCGCAAGATACGGAAGCCTATCACATCGGCATGCTTCACGGCAGTCTTGAAGGTGATTCGACGCATGCCGTTTACGCGCCTTTCAAAAAAGAACAGTTGCTCAACAAACAGTATGATTATTGGGCGCTTGGGCATATTCATAAACGTCAAGAGCTTCACCGGGAGCCTTCTATTGTCTACCCAGGGAACATTCAAGGGCGTTACCGCAAGGAATCTGGAACAAAAGGTTTCCACAGTGTGACCTTGTCAAAAACAGATACTTCCCTAGAGTTCATTCCGACATCAGTGGTTCAATTCGATCAGGTGACCATCTCAATCAGAGGAATGCTTCACATGAATGAATTGATTGATGCCTGCCGAAAAGAGCTTAGCCTTTTAGGTGAAGCAGTAGGGTCAGCAATTGTTGATGTGATGTTTACTGAGCTGGATAGAGAAAGTTTTCAGCTTTTAGCTGAAATTCCGGAAAGCGAACTGCTAGAAACCTTGCGGGAATCGATGGATGCACTGGATCAGTTTATCTGGATTCAAGGGATTCAGTTTCAACAGGCAGACAATGAAGCCGAAATTTCTACGCTCGGAATCACATTGGTCCAGACAATCGTTGGGTGGAATACAGAAGAATGGAAATCGATACTGAAGGATTTATATAGGCATCCGAAAAGTAGCCGCTTTTTAGAGCCTTTGGAAGATCAATCTGTTGCAGAACTTCAACTGGCAGCCGCTCAAAAAATTCGCCGCAGCATGCAGGCAGGAGAGTGA